The genome window TCCATTTACCACCATTACTGGCATCAACACTGGTTCTACTGGTACGACAGTGACACTCCCTCCCTCTGGTACCGACTCCATCGGCACTGTTATCGTCTTGGAGCCTAGTACAAGTACTCAGAAGACCAGCTTCACAGGCCCTTTCACTACTATCACTGGAGTCAACACTGGTTCTGCTGGAACTATAGTCACACTTCCCCCCTCAGGCACTGATAGTGTCGGCACGGTTATTGTCCTTGAGCCTAGCACGACTGCCCAGAGAACGACCTTTACAGGTCCCTTCACCACGATCACTGGCATCAATTCTGGTACGGCCGCTTCCACTGTGACCCTTCCCCCTTCGGGCTCAGATCCTACCGGTACCGTCATTGTCCTCGAGCCTAGTGGGACATCGAAGCCAAGCACCTTCACTGGTCCCTTCACAACCATCACTGGGGTAAATACCGGCTCCTCTGGTACGACTGTCACACTACCTCCCTCCGGGACAGGCTCAATAGGTACTGTCATTGTCCTTGAGCCTAGCACAACTGGACCCCGAAGCACCTTCACTGGCCCCTTCACTACAATTACCGGTGTCAACACAGGAAGTCTAACTGCAACGCTTACACTGGCCCCATCTGTTTCTGACCCAACCGGCACAGTTGTCATTCTTGAGCCTTCAGTCACTGCCCCTGCTTCTAGCTTCACAGGTCCCTTCACCACTATTACCGGTATCAACACCGGCACTGGTGTTGCAACTCTCACTCTAGCACCCTCTGGTACCGACTCAACTGGAACTGTTGTCATTCTGGAGCCTTCTTCCGCTGCTCCTTCAAGCACTTTCACTGGTCCCTTTACCACCATCACAGGAGCTGGTCCCTTCCCGACCACCGTTACCCTTCCTCCTTCAGGTGGTGACCCAAGCGGTACTGTGATTATCATCGGCCCCCCTTCAAGCACAACCTTCGCTGGACCTTTCACTACCATCACTGGTGTCAACACTGGTACTGGTTCCTCAACCGTTACACTTCCGCCCTCAGGCACCGATACAATCGGTACAGTCATTGTGCTGGAACCGTCAACTACCGAGGCTTTCACTGGCCCTTACACTACCATTACTGGTGCTAACACAGGCACTGGTTCTTCCGCAGTCACCTTACCTCCTTCTGGTACCGATACTATCGGCACAGTGATCGTGTTAGAGCCATCGACAACCAGGACTTTCACAGGACCTTTCACTACTATCACAGGCGTGAACACTGGGACTGCAACTGGTGCCTCAACTGTGACTCTTCCTCCCTCTGGCACTGACTCAGTCGGCACTGTCATTGTCCTCGAGCCCTCAACCCGCACAACCTTCACGGGTCCTTTCACGACCATCACTGGAGTCAACACAGGCACTGGATCTTCTACCGTCACATTGCCTCCTTCTGGTACTGACACCATTGGTACGGTCATCGTGCTCCAGCCTtccaccagcgccagcgccACTGGGCCTTTCACTGGACCATTCACCACTATTACGGGGGTCAACACCGGAACTGCAACTGGCGCTTCCACTCTGACTCTACCTCCCTCTGGCACTGATCCTACTGGTACCGTGATTGTCTTGGAGCCTTCTGTTTCAGCCCCGGCGAGCAGCTTCACTGGACCTTTCACAACGATAACCGGCGTGAATACTGGCACAGCGACTGGCGCTTCCACATTGACTCTCCCTCCTGGTGGCACCGATACGATGGGCACAGTCATCATCCTAGAGCCCTCCACTTCCGCAGTCCCAACAACCTTCACAGGTCCATTCACTACTATTACAGGCGTCAACACTGGAACTGCAACTAGCCCTGCTACTCTGACTTTGCCTCCCTCTGGCACGGATACAGTCGGCACTGTTATTGTCTTGGAACCTTCAACTTCAGCTGCAGCGACAACTTTCACTGGGCCCTTCACGACTATTACGGGTGTGAATACGGGGTCCGCAACTGGCCCCGCCACTCTGACTCTTCCCCCTTCTGGTACAGATACAGTCGGTACAGTCATCGTCTTGGAACCTTCCACTTCAGCTCCTCCTTTCACCGGGCccttcaccaccatcactgGTGTCAACACAGGCACTGCGACTGGAGCCTCGACCATCACACTTCCGCCATCTGGAACAGATACTATCGGCACAGTCATTGTGTTAGagccttcaacatcagcaccTGCGTCAACGTTTACTGGTCCATTCACCACTATAACTGGTGTCAGTCCAGGTACCGCCACAGGAGCCTCAACAGTCACTCTCCCACCGTCAGGAACTGATACCATTGGAACCGTCATCGTGCTCGAACCATCTACATCAGCCCCTGCTTCGACGTTCACTGGGCCTTTCACTACGATCACGGGTATTAACACAGGCACAGGTACAGGGACATCAACCATAACTCTGCCCCCGTCAGGAACAGACACTATCGGAACTGTCGTCGTTCTCGAGCCGTCTACATCAGCTGCGCCCTCGACCTTTACTGGACCTTTCACCACTATCACTGGGGTCAACACTGGTACTGCTACAGGGACATCTACCTTGACACTTCCACCATCAGGCACGGACACCATTGGAACTGTTATAGTTCTTGAGCCTTCCAATTCAGCTCCCGCATCTACCTTTACTGGTCCCTTCACTACCATCACTGGGAATGGCCCTGTTCCTACCACCGTGACTCTGGCACCATCCGGAACTGATACTATCGGTACCGTGATTGTCCTTGAGCCCACTCCTACTGGTCCCGTTTCTCCTGGAGCTACTGGAACCAACGATGCAGGAGCTTCATCTACCTCTGATGGTTCACAAGGTCAGTCAACTTCTGCCCCTAACACCTCTTCCGGCTCTGGCGCTTCAAGCACTTTTGGTGCTCCATCTGAGCAGAGTCTCTCCACTTCACAAGGTGCCTCATCTTCAGATACCGTGACCAATGGAAACACTGGAGGTCCTGGTTCTGCAAGCAGCACCTCTGAGACCTCTGAAGGGTCCTCAACCGGAGTTCCTTCAGAGGCTTCATCGTCTGACTCCGGTGCTTTTTCTGAAAGCCCAAGTGCCTCTGAGCCCATCGATGccacttcctcctccagtcTAGATGCATCCTCTGCCACATCAGGATCCTCACCCACTATCACCTCACCTGGCTCTGAGGCATCTTTCAGCTCTGACAACCCATCGGAGATCTCCTCTGGCTCAAGTGACACCTCTACCTCGTCAGGCTCTGAAGCAGAGACCTCCAGCTCATCTGGTTCCGGTGGAGAGCCCTCCAACACGTCTGCTCCCCCTGCTGAGACGTCCTCTGTTGCATCTGATCCCAGTCCCGGCGCTTCCAGCACCTCTGCGCCAGCTGGCGGGTCATCTGGAGCCTCTTCATCTGCACCTGAGTCCTCTGACGCATCTTCTGCCACATCGGGATCCTCACAAGACACAACAAGTTCATCATCTGCTGGAGATCCTACTAACACGTCATCAGGCCCTGGCACATCTTCCGACTCCGGTGCTTCCTCAGAGACCACCTCCGGTTCTGGTTCTGAGTCCACTGGTGTTTCTTCTTCCGCTGACTCGGGTGCCGCCCCTACTTCATCAGGATCTGGAGCGGAGACTTCAAGCTCGGCTGGGTCCGGTGGAGAGCCGTCCGATACTTCTTCAGGCGCTAGTGCTTCGTCAACCTCTGGTGCTTCTTCTGAGAGTTCTAACACTTCTGCTCCTCCAGCGGagtcttcatcctctggtGCTGGCGAGCCTTCTGGAACTTCAGATACCCCCGCAGAGACCTCTTCTGTCCCTGCACAGACGTCTGACAGCTCTGCAGGTTCTGGAGAGTCCTCCCCTGCCACTTCAGATGCTCCCTCTGAGACCTCCAGTGACGCTGGTGTAAACACTTCATCTGATGACGGTGCCTCTTCCAGCCCTGCTACCTCTGAAGTTCCCGAGACTTCCTCGGGTGCCGCAACCAGTGACTCTCCCGCTAGCTCTACTTCTGCGCCATCTGATGGGTCTTCTACAACATCGGATGTTCCTGCACAAACCTCCAGTGATGCTGGCGCTGGTAGTCCCTCAGACACTGGTGCCTTGTCTACCTCTGAAGCTTTGCCAACTTCTTCCGCTGACACTGAGCCCTCATCTGCCCCTGCTGGAGAGTCTTCCTCTACATCTGATGTGCCCGCCGAGACCTCAAGCGACGCTGGCTCATCTGCTGCTGCAACCTCCTCCGATGTCCCTGAGACATCTTCAGCCGGCACTGGGCCTACCAGTAGTTCCGATGACTCTGGTGCCAGTGCCACTTCTTCTCCGGCAACATCAGATACCCTCGAAACCTCTTCCGATGTTCCTTCAGAGACATCCAGCGATGCCGGTGTCAACAGCTCCTCAGACTCTGCGCCTGCAACATCTTCTGATGCAGCTGAGACATCGTCGGCCGACACCGAACCTACCAGCAGCTCCGATGCTGCCGCCAGTACCACTTCCTCACCCGCTGAGGAGTCGTCATCGCCAGCTACCTCAGATGCACCCGTTGAGAGCTCTTCTGATGCTCCTGTCGAGACTTCCAGTGATGTTCCAGCCAGCTCCTCAGAGGGTGAGAGTTCATCCGCAGCACCCACGTCTACTGAGCCCGCTGAGACATCTTCTGCCGACACTGAGCCTACCAGCAGGGAAGTTGACACTTCTTCAGTACCTGCTGAGACATCTGCTCCTGAGTCCTCCTCCGCTGCCCCCGAGACCAGTGCCGAACCCACCTCATCAGCCGCAGAGACGTCTACTGAACCTGCTACAACCGAAGGCCCAACATCTTCAGCCGAACCCACCAGCTCCTCAGCCAGCCCAACCACTCCCGAGCCCCAGTCCTCCTCGGCATCAGAGTGTATCCCCACAGCCAGTGTCCAACCCTTCTGCGACGTCGCTCTACCCGCAGGCTGTGCCGCCCTCCCTACAACCAACGGTCTTGCCCTCATCCCCGTCGTTGCATCCTGCACCCTTGCACTCGGTCCCTTCGCAGCCGGCAACGTGCTCACCTGCTTCCCAACAATCTCGATCTTCAGCGCCGGTTCAGATATTGCTAACTGTATCCTCACTGCTTTCGAAGGTCGCTGCATCACAACTCTCCCCGAGGCTTGTTCTGATCTTGCCAACTCTAATGGCCTTGCGCTCGTGGCTAATGTCGCTACCTGTGCTGTTCAGCTTGGTCCCTTCGCCGCTGGAAGCGCTGCTACTTGTCTCGCCACTGGATCCATTGGCTCGTCTACCACAGGTCTTAGCATTGTGGAGTGTCTCGAGATTGCGTTTGGCTTCGCATCTGGCACGGGTACCGTGACTGGAGCAGATAATTGCGTTGAACCAACGCCGACCCCAACTCCTGTGGAGGTCTGTGCATCTGTTCCAGAGCCCTGCGAGAATctcgccaacaccaacggTCTCGCGCTCATCGCCGCGATCCCTGTTTGTACAGCTGCACTTGGTGGTTACGCAGTCGGTAACGTGGCGACTTGCTTGGGTACCGACCTCATCAGTTCAAACACGTTGGGTGAGACTATCGTCATTTGTCTTGAAGATGCCTTGTCTGAGCAGTGTATCACTTCGCTTCCTGAGCCATGCCTCGACTTGGCCGATAATAGCGCTATCCAGCTTGCCATCAACCTTCCACTTTGCGTGGCTGCTCTTGGACCATTCGCTGTTGGAACTACGGCTACTTGTCTCACGTCTGGCTTGACTAATGGCAACTCCATCATTGAGTGTCTGAACGATTCCCTCTTCAGCAATGTTGCAGAGGCTGTGTAAGTGGTGTTTGTGGGTTAGTCCGGTTGGAGGAGTGAGATGATGCCTGAAGTTATTGATGTTGGAACTCTTTCTTTTGCTATGTAACTATTGGGTAGGTCTTTGGGTAATATTGGTGTCATGTCATGTTCAGTGTGGCAATGGTAGTCACAGGGCTATGTACAGTAGCTCATAATACTCAATTCGCTTCCTTTCTACCTCGTACCTCTACTAGTacatcaagctctttgccTCTCATTCCTTGTGCATCGCCAtgtcatccatcttcttctgcccaATTGCATTCGCACCGACAGGAGCATCAGGTCCATCAAAGATCTCCGCCACCTCCTCAAGAGAATAGCCCTTAGTCtcagggaagaagaagaagatcaaggtcaagTGAACAGCAATCGCAACACACCAAACGATGTAGTACTTCCAAGCAATAGCCTCCATAGCAACAGGGTTGGCGAAAGCGTTGTAAACACCCGCCAAGTTACCGGTGAGCTGGTACAGCATAGATGCCTTCGCACGAAGCGAGTACGGTGTGACCTCCATGATATAAGTGGCACCAATGGGGGAACAGGCATGGTACCAGAATGAGAAGACAAAGATCATGGCTAAAACTGCACCAGCGTAGCCCATGTGTTCAAAGTTCTCCTGCTGGTTGCGCGCAGAGCAGATTGTCCAGATGATGTATGATACACCCATACCCGACATACCAACAAGGAAGAGTCTGCGCCGACCAAACTTGTCAATCATAGTGGCGAAAACTACAGCTGAGAGAAAGCCCCAGATCTGGAGACCagcattgagaagaagctgagtcTTGTGATCGGTGATGTTGATCGAGTTGAGGACCTTGGCGAGATAGTAAGAGGTGAGGGCATTTCCAGACCACTGCAACATGGCGGGGATGTACAGAGCAAGGAAAAATCGATGCCAGTTGCCTCGAGTAGAGATCCATTCCGCCCATCGTGACTTCTTCTGGACCTTCTCAATCTCGAGAGTCGCTGTGATCTCCGCCATCTCGAAGCGGGCCAATCGAGAGTTGGGGTCTCCGTAACCATGCCACTTGACGAGAATATCCTTAGCTTCCTGATATCGACCCTTGTAGATGAGCCATCGAGGAGACTCTGGTGCAAACATGACCAATGAAGCCTGAACAACAGAGAAAGCGCCCTGAAGAAGACTGGGAAGACGCCATGCCCAAGAGCTCTGCATCTGAAAGCTTCCGTACGTGACCCAAGCAGCAATGATAGCACCAAGCGGCCACGAGACCATCATGAAAGATGTCATCTTTCCACGATGCGTTGGGTATGTAACTtcggagagaagaggaggtgCCGCAGTGGAAACAATTCCGAGACCGAAACCGATGATGAAGCGCGAAGCAACAAACATGCCATAATTATACGAGCAAGTCTGGACAATCGCGCCAACAATGATAGTAACCGATCCGATGAAGATAGGCTTTCTTCGTCCAAGCCAATCACAAAGCTGGGAAGAAATGAGGATCGAAATGAGAACACCACCGTTGGGTCCAAACGTCATAGCACCAAGACGCGTTCCCTTGGGTTCACCGAAATATTCCTGCCATTGAGGCAGCGACTGCGCTCCATTCAGCATACTCGCGTCAAAACCGGTAGCGGTTTGAGTCAAGAGACCActcaggaggaggaggttgagtTTCCATAATGTCCAGTCGGAGTACCATGGCTTGCGGTCGCGGGGGATGACATCGGCGAGGACGAGACCTTGGAAGTCATTGGCGTCGGCGTCGGGGATGTGAGTTTCTTCGGCAGCTTGCTTTGACATTTTGGCCCGTGTTCAATGAAGCcaatgttgaagaggaagtgAGCGCTTGTCGGTGATTGTTTGTGTTTCGTTTTGATGACTCCACAGTCCTTTATATCTATCAATCTGACTTTGTGGGGTTGCACCAAGGCTGGTAGTGACATTCCCTCTCCGGTAGATGAACCGAGGAACTCGTACCATTCATCAGCCAAGACTGACCCCAAAACTTGCTTGTGGGGGAGACTTGGGCCGATGCCCGCTGCGTGTTTGCGGGTTTTTTTTACCCCGGATCTACCCCAGATTCGTTAACGTGCCGTGGGGTCTTTGCGCTCAGTTTGGTTAGAGGGTAAATCACCGCACGTGAGCGTGACCAATATTCTTGGTTCGGGGCAAACGGAGCCGATGGGGGAATTGAACCGGCAGCGGGAGAATGATCGGGCATCGTTACTCCGGGCATTTCACCAGCGAATTCTCAGATCATTAATGCGAAAAAGGAAAGAATATACAACTAGCTGTCGAGTTAATTGTAGCTAACTCGTACGCTTAATTGACACGAAATCATCCCTGTATCCCAATCCATTAGTCATCTGTGTTCTGCTGGGAAGATACAGGGTAACTTGAGGTATGAAGTATGCTGGGAATCAATTGATGGCGTTATTGCCTTGACTGAATTAAATACACTTGGAGTAAAAGTGAGATAAAAAGATTGGTACCCTCAAAGATTGTGCTCTGGACGTAGCTGCATGGGCATCAATGCTGcgaaataataatatctttacAAATTTGAACATGAAAAAGTTGCTCAGAAGTAAAAAAGCTAAGCGAATAAACTGAATCGAGAAGCCTCATTACCGCATCATGTGCACGATAGTATTAGCTGGCAATTTAATAGCCATTAACTTATTAGATGACTTAGTGAGTAATCTTGAATGTTGATTGCATTTAAAATAGATTCTGTAGTGACCAGTTAATTGCATAGCAGTGCGCTTGGGATGGAAGTTGAGATCTTATCTCAGATAAGATCCATGAGGCCTTCAGATAAGGAAAACCAAGCTAAGATAAACGATCAACACTTCAGTCCAGAGCAAGTCCTCCATTGCTGGATAACGATTGAGACGCTAACTAGATTTATCGAGTAAAACGATAGTCTCGCTCTCAAAACTCAGCTGAGAGCTCAATGGGACCCAAGCTCTCACCGGCCCTCTCCCCTCTCCACCGTCGTGACGTGCAATATTGAAGGAGAAATGCATGTCTCAGGCGTTCAGTCAGCCCCCGAGCTCGGAAATGCTGAATTGGGTCAAGCGCTCATGGTTTGAGCTGTAGCGTTTATCGCCAGCGAATCGCCAGCTGAGAGAACATTATCTCGTCCGCATAGGAATTTGCCAAGCAGTTCAGCTGATGTAAAGGTAGCTTAGCCTAGAGCCTGGAACTACAACTTGCATCACAAAATGAAATTCTAAATTCGTGGATAGCTATGCTCAGCTAGCCACCGAGTTGACACTCAGGATATTCTGGATCACAGTCGGGTCTAGGACGACACGTGCTTACTTTCTATCACATACCATCCAGTTTCCCAGTCTATATGCATTTAGTGGCGCATGCAATGTGACGACTCATCGCCATTCTGTGCATATTCTGTTTGTGATTAAGAATTTGAGAGTATTGTGATAGCGAAATACTGGAATCTTAGCCAGCCACTTGAGTGGCGCCGCCAATGATTCATCTGTCGCCTGCTCGATGCTGGCCCAGCCCTGGCTTCATTTGCCATgtgagaaaaaaaaaagccgCTATAAGAACCGAGCGATAGCGACTCGGTTTTGAATGTCGCAaacaagcaaacaaagaTCAACAAGTCTCAACCACTTCAAGTAAGCATGGCGTCAACATTCGACCTCGCTACGGATGAGTTTCTCACTTGTGAGATTCATTCCGAGAGCACCCTCCCACTTCTGAGTTACTTCATCGCGTGCAAGAAGCACAATCAGAATGGCTCCAGGACCTTGTTCCAAAAAGTCAAGTCAAAGATCGGAGTTGCGGATCGTCCCATCCCTGATGAGTCTGAGCAGTTGCAAGATGTTCTGCTGGCTCTGATGAAAGATGGTCCCGGAAAACATGGGGAGAAGATCCCCGGCTGCCCGACGGTGAGTGAACTCAGCAATCATCTCTATGCTACACCCTGCTAACCATGAATAGGTGACTATCGTCGGTGCTGGTGTCTCTGGCCTTTGTGCTGGCTACGAGCTAAAGAAAGCTGGGTTCAAGGTTACTATCCTTGAGGCTTCTTCACGAGTCGGCGGGCGAGTCAAGACCTTTCGTGAGCCAAACTTCGCTCATGATCTTCATGGAGAGGGCGGTGCCATGCGTATTCCCGCCAATCACTACTTACTACACAAGTATATCGAAGACTTTGGCCTAAAGCCCCAGCTGTTCGACTttgagatgaagaacaaGTTCATTTACATCTCAGGCTACGGCGAGACGCTTACTTATGATCGCTTCAATGATCTCCTGCAGAGAAAAGACCCCAAGCTGCTGTCTCTCTTCCCTGGTCTCCGTGAATGCGAAAAAGGTAAGACGTGCGACAAGCTGTTCACAGAGGCTGTTGGAAAAGTCGTGGATGACTTTTGGGAAGCCTATGAGAAGGCCGCTGACGAGGTGTCGTTTCCCGAGAAGATTCAGGTCCAAGCTATCAAGGATGCATATGCCGCGATCACCAAGAAGTATGATAGCTACACGCTACGATCTTACTTGACTGATGTTGCGGGGTGGACTGAAGATGCTATCAATCTGTatgatcttggcaatgcTCATGTCGTCTTTGAGAACGGGTTCATTGAATCGTTCAAGGATGCCTTTTTGTCGAGTAACAAGGGCGGCGAACAGGCGGGCATGAAGCAGCTGCAGGAGGGGATGGATGCTGTGCCCAACGCTTTCGTCTCTAGCGAGCGAGGAGAAAGTGAGTCGCAGCCGCCCCTTCGTTGAAGACACCcttaactaatataatacagAATCGCTGGTGGATGATATCATCTATGGTGCTCGAGTTACCGAGATAGGTATCCTTGAACAATCGGACCCCCAGATCCCACTCCAGGCTCCAGTGAAGGTGACCTACGAAGTCACAGCCAACAGCCTGAAGAAGTCCATAACCTCAGACTAtctcatcctcgccatcccCTATACCGCTCAGCGAACAATTGCCAAGTCAAAGCCTTTCGTTCCCATGCAGGAAATGGCAGTTCGAGACGTTCGCTACGTGGAAGTCACCAAGATCCTCCTGCAGTACAAGAAGAGATGGTGGGAGGAAGTTTTCACCAAGGCAGACCAAGGCTTAGACGGTGGTCTCGTCAGCGATCTTCCTATCCGCTACACCATGTTCCCCAAAACAGATGGTAACACCCAGTTCGAACATTCTAACCGTGGTGTCATCATGGCAGCCTACACCTTTGAGCAAGACGCCACTATCCTTGGATCCCTCTCTCCAGAGCGGCGTATTCAAATCGCTGCTGAGAATCTCAATAGGATCTTTCCCGGTGCTAGGTCgcttgaccttctcgaaGCCGGAGCATCGCAGGTCTTCCCAGCCGATGAGCTGGCTGGTGGGAGCGCGTTTTGCTATTTCGGTCCGATGCAAAAGACCAAGTTCTTGGATACTATGCAGAAGCCTGATTGGGAGAATAGAGTTTTCTTTGCTGGTGAACAGGCTAGTTTTACTCATGGATGGATCCAGGGTGCTTTTGAAGCTGGACTTAGATGTGTTCAACAGATTTGGTCCGTTGCTATTGAGGGTAAGGCACAGTGACGGGAACAATAAACGATCTTGATCTCACCACGTCACTTGCTGTTTCCTTTGCTTTTCATATGTAGTTCTAATCGCTAGACAACATCATCCTCTCACTGAGCCCCTCATTTTAGTACGATTCTTTTGCTGCAAGGCACCATGGACCTCTTCCTAGACCCTATTGTAAAATGGTCAGTCTGCTGCTTAAGCCATGTTCTGTCGCTTGTCTTCAGACATTCAGTCCGCACTGTTCAGGAATACGATTTAACTACCAGCTACCCAGACTATACAAAAGAGGGATGTTTTAACAATCCTTGTGTACTAAAAGGATTAATAGCCTGCTATGAGATATAAGGTCTACTCAAAAGCATGTCAAGCAAGGTGCGCTTGTTTGCATGCAAGTTGGGGGTCAGAAGATCAACAATCTTGAAAAGGGCATGCAGGTCAAGTGTCGAGACATTGCTATTTCTAAGTACCAATTAGCATGCAATTATAGACGGTCGAAGTAGTAAAGCCTTTTCGATCACAGGAGCTAGAAGCGGTTGGGTAGGCTGCCACAGAGCAGTCAAGTTCCAGGCCCTGATATACTGGAACGTGTTGTGAGGAAAAGAGGATAGAACCACAATAATGAGGGGCACAGCGATGTATCATTTCGTAGCATTTCTTATGAAAGTATCGAGCTATATATATGGATGGCCTAGATACATGTCCCTAGCCTAAACAACTGAACGCAATATTCCATCCTGAACTACGCATCCCCTTCCGTAGTTAGGCCGAGCTCTTCAACTGAAGAGCTGCTTGAGAGTGAttctaagtatatttaaaataCCGTCCTGACAGTGCCTCCAGTAGACAATCATCAGTGTTTGAGTATACCGGTCCAGCTAAAGACCCCGGGCGCGTCAAGTGAAAGCTGTGCTATTTGGTGAATCAAATCGTTCGCTGTTGCCTCATTTTGAGCGTCATATTCGCACTTGAACTTTTTCAAGTCGCCCCAAGAATTCTCGAGTCCAGGGATGTCATCCCAGCTCTCGGCCCCAGCACGCTTATTCAAGAGTGACTCGTACTCATCCGGCTTGTTCTCTTTGATTGCGACTGcgatcttcttcagatcaTCGAGGCTTGTCTTGTGTGTCTTTGTACCTCGTGGAGGCTTGATCCCATAGTTGCTCTTAATCATCTGTAGCCATTCATTAGCGATCTGGTCTTGGTAAGGAAAGTGTGGACTCTTGATGCTGACAGTAATGGTGAGCGCGTCAAAGTCTGGCTTTGGCATGCGTGCTGTGATGGTTCGCACATCACCCGGAAATATCAGATTCAGGGCTTTCCATTGATCTGTCTTTACGGAGAAACTCTCTAGCAACATTTTGCACAATTCTTCAGAAGTGATTGTCGCGAAGTGACTATCCTGGCCTTCGGACGAAAGAAGATTGGCCAGAAAACCGGAGACTAATGGCGCGGCTAAACGGGTCTGTCAGCATTCGAAGGAAGGGACTGAGATAAGGAAAAGTATCCACAACTCACCGAAGGATGTGCCGGACGTAATCAAGTTGCTACCTGGCACTGCTATATCCGTACCTGGTGCGTAGACGTCCACCACTGTTGTTACTTCGTTAGCTCTGAATACATTCTCGTCACAGGGTAGTTTACGTACATGGACCATAGCATGATTGCTGGTTGATCTTACC of Fusarium oxysporum Fo47 chromosome I, complete sequence contains these proteins:
- a CDS encoding general substrate transporter, whose protein sequence is MSKQAAEETHIPDADANDFQGLVLADVIPRDRKPWYSDWTLWKLNLLLLSGLLTQTATGFDASMLNGAQSLPQWQEYFGEPKGTRLGAMTFGPNGGVLISILISSQLCDWLGRRKPIFIGSVTIIVGAIVQTCSYNYGMFVASRFIIGFGLGIVSTAAPPLLSEVTYPTHRGKMTSFMMVSWPLGAIIAAWVTYGSFQMQSSWAWRLPSLLQGAFSVVQASLVMFAPESPRWLIYKGRYQEAKDILVKWHGYGDPNSRLARFEMAEITATLEIEKVQKKSRWAEWISTRGNWHRFFLALYIPAMLQWSGNALTSYYLAKVLNSINITDHKTQLLLNAGLQIWGFLSAVVFATMIDKFGRRRLFLVGMSGMGVSYIIWTICSARNQQENFEHMGYAGAVLAMIFVFSFWYHACSPIGATYIMEVTPYSLRAKASMLYQLTGNLAGVYNAFANPVAMEAIAWKYYIVWCVAIAVHLTLIFFFFPETKGYSLEEVAEIFDGPDAPVGANAIGQKKMDDMAMHKE